One part of the Meleagris gallopavo isolate NT-WF06-2002-E0010 breed Aviagen turkey brand Nicholas breeding stock unplaced genomic scaffold, Turkey_5.1 ChrUn_random_7181001957369, whole genome shotgun sequence genome encodes these proteins:
- the TRAPPC5 gene encoding trafficking protein particle complex subunit 5 gives MESRFTRGKSPLLERPLGRPRGEVSLSAFALLFCELVQYCQRRVYSVAELQSKLAQLGHQVGLRLLDPLVSRERGGRRETKVLSILLFVKGPVWRALFGKEADKLEQANDDDKTFYVIEREPLVNTFISVPRENSTLNCAAFTAGLVEAVLGASGFPAKVTAHWHKGTTLMIKFEEGVIARDKSLEGR, from the coding sequence ATGGAATCACGCTTCACCCGTGGCAAATCCCCTCTGCTGGAGCGCCCGCTGGGCCGCCCGCGGGGGGAGGTGAGCCTGAGTGCCTTCGCCCTGCTCTTCTGTGAGTTGGTGCAGTACTGCCAGCGCCGCGTCTACTCGGTGGCCGAGCTGCAGTCCAAACTGGCCCAACTGGGCCACCAAGTTGGCCTCCGCCTCCTGGACCCGTTGGTGAGCCGTGAGCGGGGCGGGCGCCGTGAGACCAAAGTGCTGAGCATCCTCCTCTTCGTCAAAGGCCCCGTGTGGAGGGCGTTGTTTGGGAAGGAGGCCGACAAGCTGGAGCAGGCCAACGATGACGACAAGACGTTCTACGTCATCGAGAGGGAGCCTCTGGTCAACACCTTCATCTCCGTGCCCAGGGAGAACAGCACGCTCAACTGTGCTGCCTTCACAGCTGGTTTGGTGGAGGCGGTGCTGGGAGCCAGCGGGTTCCCGGCCAAGGTGACGGCGCATTGGCACAAGGGCACCACGCTGATGATCAAGTTTGAGGAGGGGGTCATCGCACGGGACAAGAGTCTGGAGGGACGATGA